A section of the Festucalex cinctus isolate MCC-2025b chromosome 9, RoL_Fcin_1.0, whole genome shotgun sequence genome encodes:
- the LOC144026233 gene encoding protocadherin beta-8-like — MACMWMCAVRGGWRTLFVILCLRELRSVTGQARYSIPEEQAEGSFVGNIAKDLGLDVGRLVAGKARIITKEDRQYVDLKRDKGTLVIKERIDREELCGKTTPCSFTFDVILENPIQLYPIRMVIRDQNDNAPQVLYPVQTGGSVLAEMVPRSADVGYLVTKVVAVDVDCGQNAWLSYKVHKATDRALFEVGLHNGEIRTVRQVTDKDAVKQRLTVVVEDNGQPSRSATVIVNVAVADSFPQVLSEFTDFSMHDKEYNDKLTFYLVLALAVVSFLFITCLLLIISVKVYRWRQSRVLYHSNLPVIPYYPPRYSDTLGTGTLPHVYNYEVCRTTDSRKSDMKNMQAMSQSLVSVDGADADTTHEHKQTSGNFSQMSTLVSEMLHCFLYLESEFFI, encoded by the exons ATGGCTTGTATGTGGATGTGCGCTGTCAGAGGCGGATGGCGCACACTGTTTGTCATTCTTTGTCTCCGTGAGCTGCGCTCCGTGACTGGACAGGCTCGCTATTCCATACCGGAGGAGCAGGCAGAAGGCTCTTTTGTTGGAAATATTGCAAAAGATTTGGGCTTGGACGTGGGCAGACTCGTGGCAGGTAAAGCTCGTATTATAACAAAAGAAGATCGACAGTATGTTGATTTAAAGCGAGACAAAGGCACACTTGTGATTAAAGAGCGCATCGACCGAGAGGAGCTTTGTGGAAAGACGACGCCCTGCAGCTTCACTTTCGACGTCATTTTAGAAAACCCAATTCAGCTTTATC CCA TCCGCATGGTGATCCGGGACCAGAACGACAACGCCCCTCAGGTCCTGTACCCGGTCCAGACGGGCGGCTCGGTGCTGGCCGAAATGGTGCCTCGTTCGGCAGACGTGGGCTATCTGGTGACTAAAGTGGTGGCCGTGGATGTGGACTGTGGGCAGAACGCCTGGCTCTCCTATAAAGTGCACAAAGCCACAGACAGGGCGCTGTTTGAAGTGGGCCTCCACAATGGAGAAATAAGAACTGTCCGCCAAGTGACTGATAAAGATGCTGTCAAACAAAGACTGACTGTTGTAGTGGAGGACAACGGGCAGCCCTCTCGTTCAGCTACAGTCATTGTTAACGTGGCGGTGGCGGACAGCTTCCCTCAAGTGCTGTCAGAGTTCACTGACTTTAGCATGCACGACAAGGAGTACAATGACAAGCTGACTTTTTACTTAGTCTTGGCGCTGGCTGTGGTCTCATTCCTCTTCATCACCTGCTTGCTGCTTATCATATCAGTCAAAGTGTACAGGTGGAGACAGTCTCGCGTCCTGTACCACTCCAACCTGCCTGTCATTCCGTATTACCCGCCGCGGTACTCGGATACTTTGGGGACTGGGACCCTCCCGCATGTGTACAATTACGAGGTGTGCAGGACCACTGACTCCAGAAAAAGTGACATGAAGAATATGCAAGCCATGAGTCAAAGTTTAGTGAGTGTGGATGGAGCTGATGCTGACACGACACATGAGCACAAGCAGACGTCAGGAAACTTTTCACAGATGTCAACTTTGgtaagtgaaatgcttcactgtTTTCTCTACTTGGAATCAGAATTTTTCATTTAG
- the LOC144026234 gene encoding protocadherin beta-8-like: MACMWMRAVRGGWRTLFVILCLCELRSVTGQARYSIPEEQAEGSFVGNIAKDLGLDVGRLVAGKARIITKGGRQYVDLKRDKGTLVIKERIDREELCGKTTPCSFTFDVILENPIQLYRVTVEVVDQNDNAPQVLYPVQTGGSVLAEMVPRSADVGYLVTKVVAVDVDCGQNAWLSYKVHKATDRALFEVGLHNGEIRTVRQVTDKDAVKQRLTVVVEDNGQPSRSATVIVNVAVADSFPQVLSEFTDFSMHDKEYNDKLTFYLVLALAVVSFLFITCLLLIISVKVYRWRQSRVLCHSNLPVIPYYPPRYSDTLGTGTLPHVYNYEVCRTTDSRKSDMKNMQAMSQSLVSVDGADADTSHDNKQMSGDFSQMSTLVSEMFGI, encoded by the exons ATGGCTTGTATGTGGATGCGCGCCGTCAGAGGCGGATGGCGCACACTGTTTGTCATTCTTTGTCTCTGTGAGCTGCGCTCTGTGACTGGACAGGCTCGCTATTCCATACCGGAGGAGCAGGCAGAAGGCTCTTTTGTTGGAAATATTGCAAAAGATTTGGGCTTGGACGTGGGCAGACTCGTGGCAGGTAAAGCTCGTATTATTACCAAAGGAGGCCGACAGTATGTTGATTTAAAGCGAGACAAAGGGACACTTGTGATTAAAGAGCGCATCGACCGAGAGGAGCTTTGTGGAAAGACGACGCCCTGCAGCTTCACTTTCGACGTCATTTTAGAAAACCCAATTCAGCTTTATCGTGTGACGGTGGAGGTCGTGGAC CAGAACGACAACGCCCCTCAGGTCCTGTACCCGGTCCAGACGGGCGGCTCGGTGCTGGCCGAAATGGTGCCTCGTTCGGCAGACGTGGGCTATCTGGTGACTAAAGTGGTGGCCGTGGATGTGGACTGTGGGCAGAACGCCTGGCTCTCCTATAAAGTGCACAAAGCCACAGACAGGGCGCTGTTTGAAGTGGGCCTCCACAATGGAGAAATAAGAACTGTCCGCCAAGTGACTGATAAAGATGCTGTCAAACAAAGACTGACTGTTGTAGTGGAGGACAACGGGCAGCCCTCTCGTTCAGCTACAGTCATTGTTAACGTGGCGGTGGCGGACAGCTTCCCTCAAGTGCTGTCAGAGTTCACTGACTTTAGCATGCACGACAAGGAGTACAATGACAAGCTGACTTTTTACTTAGTCTTGGCGCTGGCTGTGGTCTCCTTCCTCTTCATCACCTGCTTGCTGCTTATCATATCAGTCAAAGTGTACAGGTGGAGACAGTCTCGCGTCCTGTGCCACTCCAACCTGCCTGTCATTCCGTATTACCCGCCGCGGTACTCGGATACTTTGGGGACTGGGACCCTCCCACATGTGTACAATTACGAGGTGTGCAGGACCACCGACTCCAGAAAAAGTGACATGAAGAATATGCAAGCCATGAGTCAAAGTTTAGTGAGTGTGGATGGAGCTGATGCTGACACGTCGCATGACAACAAGCAGATGTCAGGAGACTTCTCGCAGATGTCAACCTTGGTGAGTGAAATGTTTGGAATCTGA